A section of the Telopea speciosissima isolate NSW1024214 ecotype Mountain lineage chromosome 3, Tspe_v1, whole genome shotgun sequence genome encodes:
- the LOC122655267 gene encoding uncharacterized protein LOC122655267, whose translation MCNRSRNRHDIRDQEAKSLWGFVDRNLSNLREGKRKDEKLKPYQEYLENLIKSFDETTFEYLPRDNNRFVNALATLVSMVECTPDTKVHPFLVDRRHGPTYKESVNALTTDGRSWSVPIIDFIRERKYEFHSQ comes from the coding sequence ATGTGCAATCGGTCCCGAAACCGCCATGACATTAGAGATCAAGAAGCTAAGAGTCTATGGGGATTCGTCGATCGTAATTTGTCAAActtaagggaagggaagagaaaggaTGAGAAGCTAAAACCTTACCAAGAATATTTGGAGAACTTGATCAAGAGCTTtgatgaaaccaccttcgaataTTTGCCAAGGGACAATAACAGATTCGTCAACGCCCTAGCTACTTTGGTTTCAATGGTTGAATGCACTCCAGATACTAAAGTTCACCCATTTTTAGTAGATAGAAGGCATGGACCAACATATAAAGAGTCAGTAAATGCTCTGACAACTGATGGGAGGTCGTGGTCTGTACCCATCATTGACTTCATCAGAGAAAGGAAATATGAATTCCACAGCCAGTGA